Within the Camelus dromedarius isolate mCamDro1 chromosome 2, mCamDro1.pat, whole genome shotgun sequence genome, the region GGGAGTAAGGAGAATCTTCGTTTTATCAACCTTGACTTCTTTTCTGAGTATGGAGAGCACAGACGACAAGGAGGTAAATACAATTtgaatgggtttatttttgtctgtctttgtgagtcttcttttctctctccgtGGAGCACACTTAATCCCTCTTGTGGAGAAGAGAATGTCTtagaatttccttctctttacttgttaaaaagaaaaaagaaagaaaagaaacataaagtCCTGGATATGATTGCTCCCTGGTACCTTGGACGTGATTCTTTAATTTACCTTCTAAAGACACAGGATTCAGCTTTTCCCCAGGGCCGTTAGGGCCGAGGAATAATCAGAAACCAGATATATTGACGAGCACTGCAGACAGCATTGaagttggagaggctgtggggctTGTTCAGAAAAACTGAACTACTCTGCTGGGGAACCCAGGGGGAAGCCTGGGCGCTCCCTGGGTTCCTTTCTTAGAACTGGGTCGTTTTTGCCTTCCcagttttaattgatttttgtgaGGCCGCAAAGTGAGTACTCTGCATAAGGGTTATGCAAATGTAAGATCTGAATATGAATGTAAACCTGCTATAGAGATGTAAAAATGCCATACAAATGTTAATTTGTCCCATACTCCCATCTTGGAGGTGATAGGATTTAGATTTGGTAGCAAATCTGGAGTTTAGTTTCTATCTTAAACCTACCTGTGTGCTCTTCCTTACATAACCTTCCTTACTGAACCTCAGCTTCTGCATCGGAAAAACGAAGTAATAAATTGTCACCAggttgctgtgagggttaaaggaaagaaaaaagagtgtgTCAAACAAGACCTGATGGAAGACAGAGACTCAAAAAATGTTAGTTTCTTGATATCAAAGAACCGCACTGTTCTTCTCTTGTTTCTTTGGATTTAATTAACCAATATTTATAGAGTATCTACAATGAAACGGAAAGGAATTCTACCCTTGTGGAGTTTATAATTGGAGTAACAGGCATTGATCAAATCACACAATCAAATGTAAAACTGCAACTAAATGGCAGGAATGAAGCAGCACATAGTAGATCTGTATTGGTCTATAAAGATGAACTCACACTTGTGAGATTCTGAAAAGAGGAGTAAGGTCTAAGACTATAAATGTAAGGGAGGGTAGAGTGTGTGGAGCTGAGTGATATCCCTTCAGGCAAAGTAACTAGGTTGGAAAGGAAGGGAGTTTTGTGGCTGGACCTTGGGGCAATAGTGTGGGAAAGTTTTATCCAGAGGAGGTCGAGGAGGgtaagaggaaaggggaaaaaacccttCCAGGAGAGGGCTAATGGACGTAATGGGCGATGTATGTACGGGCTTTCTTCAAAGCAGAAGCTAGTTTCTTCTActtcttttgtatatatatgtgtgtgtaagactgtatagagagagagagactctttTTTCATACTTTCAAATTGGCCGTCCACTTCCCCATCACTGCTTACCTATGTTATAAATAGACTTGAGTATTAAGATGATATCCAGAAAAGAATCCACGTTGCCAGCGGAGTTCAGTGACCCTCTTGGAACCTTAGATGTGAAATGTCTTAAGCTAGGTAGTGTATGTGGTGGGTGGGACACCAGAGGAATGACTGACCAGTCCCTCTATCCCCAGGGGAACTCCACAAAGGAGTCAGAGGAAGAATATATGAGCAGCAAATTCAAATCTACATCAGTAGAAGCGGAAGACGAACAGAGGGCTTCTGGTGAACCAAAGATACCAAAAAACTCAGCGAAGGGGaccaaaagaaaaagatctgGGGAAAATGACGAAGGTAAGAGATCCATAAGTCCTCAAATTCTATTTCCTTGGGTCTAAGAAGACTGAGggatttttctgaaaaagtagaaaaaatatggGAGAAATCTCCTTCCTGTATTCTGCAAATCCTACACTTCTTTGAAGCCTAGCTTAAATCTTACCTCCTGGTTCTGATCATTATTTTGCCTTCTCTAGCTGCAGGGAGTTAAGGATCTCAATGTGCAATGATCTGGGGACAGACAGCTATAAATCTGAAATCTCATCCTTGAAATTCCACTTCTTGTTCTAAAAGCTGAGGATAATAGCTACCGTGCTGAGTTGGGTTGAGGTCAGGGTGGATGGTCAGTTGTAATTTACACAGAATAATTAGGTAAACCACCTATACTCTATCTGACAGTAACGTGCACTCAGTAGACCGAGCAACTATTAGTGCCATTGTAGTTGTGTCTGTTGTGTGCTCCACAAGTCTTTCCTGAGTGGTGAGAGTGTGTGTGAGGAGCAGCAGAAGGAGGCCTGCCTGTAGTGAGACCGGAGTTCGCTCTGATGGGGGTGGGTTGCCAGAATTATGGGTATTAGTGATTGTGTAGCATTGCTGgatggtttattttgttttgtggtgAGAGGGCAAGGCATCGCTGAGTATTTATGATCTCAGGTCTAAAGCTTCTATCATTCCCTGCATTGGAAGTGCAATCTCTAGGTCAACCTCCTTGGAGAagtggtttaaatttttttttttttttttgaaggaggtaggtaattagttttattttttaacagaggtactgaggattgaacctcgtgcgtgctaatcactcactctaccactgatctataccctcccttccTCAGTCTGTGGTTTAAAACTCTCACAAAAGAGGAAGTGAGTGTGAGTAGTGGGGAGTTTTAGAAAGTAAAAGTTGAGGAATTCAGAAATATTGCCAGTCATAGGTTTGAGGTTCTGTCCCTTGGAGTTTCCGTGGTTtttggcaagtcatttaactgtaCAGTGGGGAGTAGACTAAGTGAACTAAAAGTGATtgaaattttgacattttaaaaggctACACAAAAGTTAATTATTGCTGATTTTATCCCATTCTCCTTCAGTTTGCTGTCCACAAAAGATGCCACAATGTAGTGACAGCGTAAGATCTCAGAAGAGGATACCAATTCCTCCATTACCTTCTAAACTGCCGCCAGTCAACCTGATTCACCGAGATGTTTTGCGGGCTTGGTGCCAGCAATTGAAACTGAGCACCAAGGGTCAGGTGAGAGTCCTGAGCGGGAGACGATGCTCTTGGGAGGAAGAGTACGAACCTAACTTTGATTGTtaactcatttttctcttgtcttAGAAATTAGAGGGATATAAACGACTCTGCGAGTATGCTTACCCTCATCAAAAGGTGAGTAATTTATAGGGAATTTGGCAGGATGGGAGGTTTCATTCTCAATCCTAATTAcctaaaatagcatcaaaaagtgAGTAAGGAGTTGTCTTACCCCGTCCCCCCTTCACTCCTTCTAACAAGGGACAGCATCCCCCATCCTCAGTCTTCGCCAGCTCTGTGCACAGAGTAATCAAAGAGGCTGCACTTCTGATAGCACTTGAATCTTTCAAACTCTCTTTGCAGGACATTCCTGCCACAGCAAAGGAGGCCAGGATCCTATCGGCATCACGAAGGAAAGCAAAGATGGCCCAGTGGGAACTGCTACTGGGAAGTTCTGATAAAAAGATGTCCTCTGATAGAACTGATTCTCCTAAAGTGGCTGCTTCCTCTGAGGAGGGGGCACCTGCCCTTGAAGGGCCTCCCGCTCTCCAAGAAGGAGATGATATAACTTTATCAACTTCTGACCCAGAAGCTCTGTTTGCCTCCTGGAGCAGAACTGCAGCGGGGGCTGGGAAGGTGGAGTCAGTGGAGTCACAAGAGGCCTATGGTAAGCTCAATATTAAGAACTGGTTCTGTGATTCATCGGTTGtgccaaatatgccacactgatgaggtatgttgagggtaggggagtatatatgtgtgggtgtggAGGGCTAcgtgtgaactctctgtattttctgctcaattctgttgtgaacctgaaactgctctaaaaggataaaaaaaaaagaagaagaactggTTCTGGTTCCGATGG harbors:
- the DPPA4 gene encoding developmental pluripotency-associated protein 4; protein product: MTDQSLYPQGNSTKESEEEYMSSKFKSTSVEAEDEQRASGEPKIPKNSAKGTKRKRSGENDEVCCPQKMPQCSDSVRSQKRIPIPPLPSKLPPVNLIHRDVLRAWCQQLKLSTKGQKLEGYKRLCEYAYPHQKDIPATAKEARILSASRRKAKMAQWELLLGSSDKKMSSDRTDSPKVAASSEEGAPALEGPPALQEGDDITLSTSDPEALFASWSRTAAGAGKVESVESQEAYGVRWCVVHGRSLPANTEGWVRLQFHAGQPWVPEKRRTVSALFLLPASNVPPPHLEDNMLCPKCVRRNKVLTKSLQ